One Theropithecus gelada isolate Dixy chromosome 3, Tgel_1.0, whole genome shotgun sequence genomic window carries:
- the LOC112620842 gene encoding olfactory receptor 2A1/2A42-like — protein sequence MVKNQTMVTELLLLGFPLDPRIQMLLFGLFSLFYVFTLLGNGTILGLISLDSRLHTPMYFFLSHLAVVNITYACNTVPQMLVNLLHPAKPISFAGCMMQTFLFLSFGHSECLLLVVMSYDRYVAICHPLQYSVIMTWRVCITLAITSWTCGSLLALVHVVLILRLPFCGPYEINHFFCEILSVLRLACADTWLNQVVIFAACVFILVGPLCLVLVSYSCTLVAILRIQSGEGRRKAFSTCSSHLCVVRLFFGSAIVMYMAPKSRHPEELQKVLFLFYSFFNPMLNPLIYSLRNIEVKGALRRALCKESHS from the coding sequence ATGGTGAAAAATCAGACAATGGTCACAGAGCTCCTCCTGCTGGGATTTCCCCTGGACCCAAGGATTCAGATGCTCCTCTTTGGGCTCTTCTCCCTGTTTTATGTCTTCACCCTTCTGGGGAATGGGACTATCCTGGGGCTCATCTCACTGGACTCCAGACTCCACACccccatgtacttcttcctcTCACACCTGGCTGTCGTCAACATCACCTATGCCTGCAACACGGTGCCTCAGATGCTGGTGAACCTCCTGCATCCAGCCAAGCCCATCTCTTTTGCTGGCTGCATGATGCAGACCTTTCTCTTTTTGAGTTTTGGACATAGCGAATGTCTCCTGCTGGTGGTGATGTCCTACGATCGTTATGTGGCCATTTGCCACCCTCTCCAATATTCCGTCATCATGACCTGGAGAGTCTGCATCACCCTGGCCATCACTTCTTGGACATGTGGCTCCCTCCTGGCTCTGGTCCATGTGGTTCTCATCCTAAGACTGCCCTTCTGTGGGCCTTATGAAATCAACCACTTCTtctgtgaaatcctgtctgtccTCAGGCTGGCCTGTGCTGACACCTGGCTCAACCAAGTGGTCATCTTTGCAGCCTGTGTGTTCATCCTGGTGGGGCCGCTCTGCCTGGTGCTGGTCTCCTACTCGTGCACTCTGGTGGCCATCCTGAGGATCCAGTCTGGGGAAGGCCGCAGAAAGGCCTTCTCCACCTGCTCTTCCCACCTCTGTGTGGTGAGACTCTTCTTTGGCAGTGCCATCGTCATGTACATGGCCCCCAAGTCCCGCCATCCTGAGGAGCTGCAGAAggtactttttctattttacagttttttcaaCCCAATGCTGAATCCCCTGATTTACAGCCTGAGGAACATAGAGGTCAAGGGTGCCCTGAGAAGAGCACTGTGCAAGGAAAGTCATTCCTAA
- the LOC112621081 gene encoding olfactory receptor 2A7 produces the protein MGDNLTSITEFLLLGFPVGPRIQMLLFGLFSPFYVFTLLGNGTILGLISLDSRLHTPMYFFLSHLAVVDIAYACNTVPQMLVNLLHPAKPISFVGCMTQTFLFSTFAVTECLLLVVMSYDRYVAICHPLRYLAIMTWRVCITLAATSWATGVVLSLIHLVLLLPLPFCRPQKINHFFCEILAVLKLACADTHINENMVLAGAISGLVGPLSTIVVSYMCILCAILQIQSREGQRKAFSTCFSHLCVVGLFYGTAIIMYVGPRYGNPKEQKKYLLLFHSLFNPMLNPLIYSLRNSEVKNTLKRLLGVERAL, from the coding sequence ATGGGAGACAATCTAACATCCATCACAGAGTTCCTCCTGCTGGGATTTCCCGTTGGCCCAAGGATTCAGATGCTCCTCTTTGGGCTCTTCTCCCCGTTCTATGTCTTCACCCTGCTGGGGAACGGGACCATTCTGGGGCTCATCTCACTGGACTCCAGACTGCACACccccatgtacttcttcctcTCACACCTGGCGGTCGTCGACATCGCCTACGCCTGCAACACAGTGCCCCAGATGCTGGTGAACCTGCTGCATCCAGCCAAGCCCATCTCCTTTGTGGGCTGCATGACGCAGACCTTTCTCTTTTCCACTTTTGCTGTCACAGAATGTCTCCTCCTGGTGGTTATGTCCTATGATCGGTACGTGGCCATCTGCCACCCCCTCCGATATTTGGCCATCATGACCTGGAGAGTCTGTATCACCCTAGCGGCCACTTCCTGGGCCACTGGAGTCGTTTTATCCTTGATTCATCTTGTGTTACTTCTACCTTTACCCTTCTGTAGGCCCCAGAAAATTAATCACTTTTTTTGTGAAATCTTGGCTGTTCTCAAACTTGCCTGTGCCGATACCCACATCAATGAGAACATGGTCTTGGCCGGAGCAATTTCTGGGCTGGTGGGACCCTTGTCCACAATTGTAGTTTCATATATGTGCATCCTCTGTGCTATCCTTCAGATCCAATCAAGGGAAGGTCAGAGGAAAGCCTTCTCCACCTGCTTCTCCCACCTCTGTGTAGTTGGACTCTTTTATGGCACAGCCATTATCATGTATGTTGGACCCAGATATGGGAACCCCAAGGAGCAGAAGAAATATCTCCTGCTGTTTCACAGCCTCTTCAATCCCATGCTCAATCCCCTTATCTATAGTCTTAGGAACTCAGAAGTGAAGAATACTTTGAAGAGACTGCTGGGAGTAGAAAGGGCTTTATGA